From one Leifsonia soli genomic stretch:
- the otsB gene encoding trehalose-phosphatase yields the protein MTDTASHRPPASAIALASALQELARTDRLLLALDFDGTLAPFVDVTRGARALPESKAALDRLEHLPDTWVAYVSGRPLSSLETVTEADEDALLVGSHGVEIRFGRDGVSLDLDAREQDTLARLGAALQALVDDIPDTKLETKPVGFGVHYRRVSAGRGPEVVARAREAAAAVSDELTIRDGKDIIEFSIRGADKGDGVERLREYTHATAVLFAGDDVTDEDGFAVLHPERGDVGIKVGAGETAAQYRVADERAIATLLGLLAQAREAHLKSSTD from the coding sequence ATGACCGACACCGCCTCGCACCGCCCGCCCGCCTCCGCCATCGCCCTCGCTTCTGCGCTCCAGGAGCTGGCGCGGACGGATCGGCTGCTGCTCGCCCTCGACTTCGACGGGACGCTCGCGCCGTTCGTCGACGTGACGCGCGGCGCCCGCGCGCTGCCCGAGTCGAAAGCAGCGCTCGACAGGCTCGAGCACCTGCCGGACACGTGGGTCGCCTACGTCTCCGGACGGCCGCTGTCGAGCCTCGAGACCGTGACGGAGGCCGACGAGGACGCCCTGCTGGTCGGCTCGCACGGCGTCGAGATCCGTTTCGGCCGCGACGGCGTCAGCCTCGATCTCGACGCCCGGGAGCAGGACACCCTGGCTCGGCTCGGCGCGGCGCTGCAGGCGCTTGTCGACGACATCCCGGACACCAAGCTGGAGACCAAGCCGGTCGGGTTCGGGGTGCACTACCGCCGGGTGTCCGCCGGACGCGGACCGGAGGTCGTCGCCCGCGCCCGCGAGGCCGCCGCGGCGGTGAGCGACGAGCTGACCATCCGCGACGGCAAGGACATCATCGAGTTCTCCATCCGCGGCGCGGACAAGGGCGATGGCGTCGAGCGCCTCCGCGAGTACACGCACGCGACCGCCGTGCTCTTCGCCGGCGACGACGTCACCGACGAGGACGGCTTCGCCGTGCTGCACCCCGAGCGCGGCGACGTCGGCATCAAGGTGGGCGCGGGGGAGACGGCCGCGCAGTACCGCGTCGCCGACGAGCGCGCGATCGCCACCCTGCTGGGCCTGCTGGCGCAGGCGCGTGAGGCGCACCTGAAGTCGTCAACAGACTGA